In Chloroflexota bacterium, one genomic interval encodes:
- a CDS encoding PDZ domain-containing protein, whose protein sequence is MSSILGTLSENLATTVELAGPSIVRVEGRSRLPASGIVWSSDGVIVTANHALERDEGIGIGLPNGASTQASLAGRDPTTDIAVLRVQVTGLAKATWAEHMTLRVGHIVLALGRPGRTVQATIGVVSALGDAWRTAVGGRIDRYVQTDVTMCPGFSGGPLVSGAGQFAGMNSTALNRGAPVAIPHATIGRVVEAILAHGRVKRGYLGIGTYPVRLQGATAQQAKQETGLLVNSVEPGSPADIGGLLLGDIVIALEKQPVRFPNELLASLGGERVGKAVQVTVVRGGQVRDLSVIIGERP, encoded by the coding sequence ATGTCGAGCATCCTAGGAACGCTCTCGGAGAATCTTGCAACAACGGTTGAGCTGGCAGGGCCGTCCATCGTGCGCGTGGAAGGGCGAAGCAGACTCCCAGCCAGCGGCATCGTCTGGTCGTCCGATGGCGTCATCGTGACGGCGAACCACGCTCTCGAGCGCGATGAGGGCATCGGCATCGGCCTGCCGAACGGCGCGAGTACCCAGGCGAGCCTCGCGGGGCGCGACCCTACGACGGACATCGCCGTCCTGCGCGTCCAAGTGACGGGGCTCGCGAAGGCCACATGGGCCGAGCATATGACGCTCCGCGTCGGCCATATCGTTCTCGCCCTCGGCCGCCCCGGGCGCACTGTGCAGGCCACCATCGGCGTCGTCAGCGCCCTGGGCGATGCCTGGCGCACTGCCGTCGGCGGCCGAATAGATCGCTATGTCCAGACGGACGTCACGATGTGCCCCGGCTTCTCCGGCGGCCCCCTCGTCAGCGGCGCGGGACAGTTCGCCGGGATGAACTCCACGGCCCTCAATCGCGGCGCGCCTGTGGCGATTCCTCACGCCACCATCGGCCGCGTCGTCGAGGCGATCCTTGCCCACGGCAGGGTGAAGCGCGGCTACCTCGGCATCGGCACCTACCCCGTGCGTCTCCAGGGGGCCACGGCGCAACAGGCCAAGCAGGAGACAGGGCTCCTCGTGAACTCCGTGGAACCGGGAAGCCCCGCCGATATAGGGGGGCTCCTCCTCGGCGATATCGTCATCGCTCTCGAAAAGCAGCCTGTGCGCTTCCCCAACGAGTTGCTGGCCTCCCTTGGCGGCGAGCGCGTGGGCAAGGCCGTCCAAGTGACTGTGGTGCGCGGGGGCCAGGTCCGCGACCTCTCGGTCATAATCGGTGAACGCCCCTAA
- a CDS encoding response regulator transcription factor, protein MPQAVTIVIIGDDALARAGLAALLERGEGVSISAQLTEGEATPEALAAFSAQVLLWDVGWGPLLPARLEAVRALALPLVADAAQAAEVRLSGARGLLKRTARPSQVQAAIHAVAEGIAVYDASLAERGWAPQAGLNAADELTSREIEVLRLLAEGLSNKAIAGRLNVTEHTVKFHVNAILGKLGAQSRTEAVTRATRLGLIIL, encoded by the coding sequence ATGCCGCAAGCCGTCACGATTGTGATCATCGGCGATGATGCTCTGGCCCGGGCGGGGCTTGCCGCGCTCCTGGAAAGGGGCGAAGGGGTGAGCATCTCTGCCCAGCTCACGGAAGGTGAGGCGACGCCCGAAGCGCTAGCTGCTTTCTCGGCGCAAGTGTTGCTCTGGGACGTCGGCTGGGGGCCGTTGCTGCCTGCGCGCCTCGAGGCCGTCCGCGCCCTAGCCCTCCCCCTCGTCGCTGATGCCGCCCAGGCCGCCGAGGTTCGCCTCTCCGGCGCCCGCGGCCTTTTGAAGAGGACTGCGCGTCCCTCCCAGGTGCAGGCCGCCATCCATGCCGTGGCGGAGGGCATCGCGGTCTACGATGCCTCGCTGGCCGAGCGCGGGTGGGCCCCCCAGGCGGGCCTGAACGCCGCCGACGAGCTGACATCACGGGAGATCGAGGTCCTGCGCCTCCTTGCCGAAGGGCTTTCCAACAAGGCTATCGCAGGCCGCTTGAACGTCACGGAGCACACCGTGAAGTTCCATGTGAACGCCATCTTGGGCAAACTCGGCGCGCAGAGCCGCACCGAGGCGGTTACCCGTGCGACGCGCCTCGGGCTCATCATCCTCTAA
- a CDS encoding trypsin-like serine protease: MPAILDALNNELAKTVNQAEHGLVHIQSGSGFGSGTIVHPDGLIVTNAHVIGGGVKEVSLPDGSRVEARILADDRYYDLAALSAPASGLTPIALGDSDRLRSGQFLFAIGNPWGVPGAATAGVYIGKRREVRLDGGPAREWLAAGIHVRPGHSGGPLVDAEGRLVGINTMMAGLDVGLAVPVAAVKRFLKEAFGV; this comes from the coding sequence ATGCCTGCCATCCTTGACGCGCTTAACAATGAGCTTGCAAAGACCGTGAACCAGGCTGAACACGGCCTCGTCCACATCCAGAGCGGATCGGGCTTCGGCTCAGGGACCATCGTGCACCCGGACGGGCTCATCGTGACCAACGCCCATGTCATCGGCGGCGGCGTGAAGGAGGTTTCTCTCCCGGACGGGAGCCGAGTCGAAGCGCGCATCCTGGCTGACGACCGCTACTACGATCTCGCCGCGCTCTCCGCCCCCGCCTCAGGCCTCACGCCCATCGCCCTCGGCGATTCCGATAGACTGCGCTCTGGGCAATTCCTCTTCGCCATCGGCAACCCGTGGGGCGTCCCCGGCGCGGCCACGGCGGGCGTCTACATCGGCAAGCGGCGAGAGGTCCGCCTGGACGGCGGTCCGGCGCGCGAATGGCTCGCGGCCGGTATCCACGTGCGCCCGGGACACTCGGGCGGCCCCCTCGTTGACGCCGAAGGCCGCCTGGTCGGCATCAATACGATGATGGCTGGGCTGGATGTCGGCCTTGCGGTGCCCGTGGCGGCGGTGAAGCGCTTCTTGAAGGAAGCCTTCGGCGTGTGA
- a CDS encoding PPOX class F420-dependent oxidoreductase codes for MPAKLTAAHKRFFTQANIGHLATLMEDGSPQVTPVWLDLERNTILVNTTDEQQKTLNVARDPRVAISAVDTKDPYDAIYVRGRVIERRHKGAEAHIHKLSRGILERGSFPGEAPARFASSSSSARKRSASSNDGYCASSLSARMRSTRYGSA; via the coding sequence ATGCCCGCCAAGCTGACCGCCGCGCACAAAAGGTTCTTTACACAGGCGAACATCGGCCACCTGGCCACGTTGATGGAGGACGGAAGCCCTCAGGTGACCCCCGTTTGGCTCGATCTGGAGAGGAACACCATCCTCGTCAATACTACGGATGAGCAGCAAAAGACGCTGAACGTGGCGAGGGATCCGCGCGTCGCCATCTCCGCCGTTGACACCAAGGATCCCTACGACGCAATCTACGTCCGAGGCCGCGTCATAGAGCGGCGTCACAAAGGCGCGGAGGCGCATATCCACAAGCTCTCCCGCGGTATCTTGGAGAGAGGCAGTTTCCCTGGGGAAGCCCCGGCGAGGTTTGCGTCATCCTCGTCATCCGCCCGGAAACGGTCGGCGTCCTCGAATGACGGCTACTGCGCATCCTCTTTGAGCGCGCGGATGCGCTCTACCAGGTACGGGAGCGCCTGA
- a CDS encoding DUF433 domain-containing protein, giving the protein MKTIQKSLRVPQEVAEGIEGLADAAQRDFSSLTNELLEEALKMRRCPGIWFAEGPSGRRARIADTGLDVWEVIAAYKHMSSSWPRLRKAYDWLTQAQLRAALGYYAAYPDEIERALTRNVSWTKERLGKQHPSLRAMAE; this is encoded by the coding sequence ATGAAAACAATCCAAAAGAGCCTTCGCGTTCCTCAAGAGGTCGCGGAGGGAATCGAAGGCTTAGCCGACGCCGCACAACGCGATTTCTCTTCGCTGACGAACGAGCTCCTGGAAGAAGCGCTCAAGATGCGCCGTTGTCCTGGGATCTGGTTCGCCGAAGGTCCATCAGGACGTCGTGCTCGCATCGCTGACACGGGGCTGGATGTCTGGGAGGTCATCGCAGCATACAAACACATGTCGTCATCATGGCCGCGCCTCCGCAAAGCCTACGACTGGCTCACCCAAGCCCAGCTCCGCGCCGCCCTCGGCTATTACGCCGCCTATCCGGATGAAATCGAGCGCGCTCTCACCCGCAACGTATCCTGGACGAAAGAGCGCTTAGGGAAGCAGCACCCTTCGCTGCGGGCGATGGCTGAGTGA